A portion of the Paenibacillus hamazuiensis genome contains these proteins:
- a CDS encoding extracellular solute-binding protein has protein sequence MTWTNKKKTIAAATGAVLTVSMLAGCGAGSDAKTEAPKATGGKEAPYPISVMLKSYTNDSATAESKVWKKIEEYTNVKLDLQFTPDANYGDKLNIALASGSLPTLVFVNNAKMSAVANAINGGAFWEIGPYLKDYPNLSKANPTILNNTSVNGKYYGLYVTRPIGRMGINYRKDWLDNLGMREPTTIDEFYNMLKAFTYNDPDKNGKNDTYGMVVTRFGGPWDIMQTWFGAPNKWGEKDGKLIPAHLTPEYMEALKFFKKLYDEKLVNPDFAVYDSAKWNDPIVNGQAGVAIDVTERSYQIDEKMKQNNSKGYIDIIGAVSGPTGLHNLPTAGHNGMFLISKSAVKTEADLKKVLTFLDKTNDREMQILISQGLEGVHYKVEDGKLIPILLATDPMTPDINNKNITQLLSSIPYLTPELFKPATPLRAKSLEVQKANEKIVVHNPGEPFTTPTYTQKGTQLDQIVEDARTKFIVGKIDEAGYKADMELWRKSGGDDYTKEMNEAYAKSKGK, from the coding sequence ATGACCTGGACAAACAAGAAAAAAACAATTGCCGCTGCGACCGGCGCGGTATTAACCGTATCCATGTTGGCGGGGTGCGGCGCAGGCTCGGATGCGAAAACGGAAGCGCCAAAAGCGACGGGCGGCAAAGAGGCTCCATATCCGATCTCGGTGATGCTGAAAAGCTACACCAACGATTCGGCGACGGCGGAAAGCAAGGTTTGGAAAAAAATTGAAGAGTACACCAACGTGAAGCTGGACCTCCAGTTCACGCCCGACGCCAACTACGGCGACAAGCTGAACATAGCGCTCGCGTCCGGCAGCTTGCCTACGCTGGTGTTTGTCAATAACGCGAAAATGTCCGCGGTGGCCAATGCCATTAACGGCGGCGCTTTTTGGGAAATCGGCCCTTATCTTAAGGATTATCCGAACCTCAGCAAAGCGAACCCGACGATTCTTAACAATACATCGGTGAACGGAAAATATTACGGTCTGTACGTAACCCGCCCGATCGGAAGGATGGGGATCAACTACCGCAAAGACTGGCTCGACAACCTGGGCATGAGGGAACCGACGACGATCGACGAGTTTTACAACATGCTGAAGGCATTCACTTACAACGACCCTGATAAAAACGGCAAAAACGACACCTACGGCATGGTCGTCACCCGTTTCGGCGGGCCTTGGGACATCATGCAAACGTGGTTCGGAGCGCCGAACAAGTGGGGCGAGAAGGACGGCAAGCTCATTCCGGCCCATTTGACGCCGGAGTATATGGAAGCGCTTAAGTTTTTCAAAAAGCTGTATGACGAGAAGCTCGTCAACCCGGACTTTGCGGTTTACGATTCGGCCAAGTGGAACGACCCGATCGTTAACGGGCAGGCGGGCGTAGCGATCGACGTGACGGAGCGCTCCTACCAAATCGACGAGAAGATGAAGCAAAACAATTCGAAGGGCTACATCGACATCATCGGCGCGGTGAGCGGCCCGACCGGCCTTCACAACCTGCCGACGGCCGGACATAACGGCATGTTCCTGATCTCGAAGTCCGCCGTCAAAACGGAAGCCGATCTGAAGAAGGTGCTGACCTTCCTGGATAAGACGAACGACAGGGAAATGCAAATTTTGATCAGCCAAGGCCTCGAAGGCGTTCATTACAAGGTGGAGGACGGCAAGCTGATTCCGATCCTGCTCGCTACCGATCCGATGACGCCGGACATCAACAACAAAAACATCACCCAGCTGCTGTCCTCGATCCCGTACCTGACGCCGGAGCTCTTCAAGCCGGCCACGCCGCTGCGGGCCAAATCGCTCGAGGTGCAGAAAGCGAACGAGAAAATCGTCGTTCACAATCCGGGCGAACCGTTTACGACGCCGACCTATACGCAAAAGGGCACGCAGCTCGACCAGATCGTCGAGGACGCCAGGACGAAATTTATCGTCGGCAAAATCGACGAAGCCGGCTACAAAGCCGACATGGAGCTCTGGAGGAAGAGCGGCGGCGACGATTATACGAAAGAGATGAATGAAGCTTACGCGAAAAGCAAGGGGAAGTAA
- a CDS encoding carbohydrate ABC transporter permease: protein MHTRHMTFSEKVFGVTNSVILAVIALAMLLPIMYIVAGSFASDLEIGARSFFLIPNEVTLNAYKYVFKDNALPRSLGVSVFITAGGTLVNLFFTLTMAYALSRKQMVGRNFFVKMVVFTMMFSGGIIPTYLVVKNLGLLNSYWAVMLPTAINAFNLIVVKSFFEEIPNELIESGRIDGCTDMGVLWRIVLPLSKPVIATFALFYAVAHWNDFFNALIYLTDAKKWPMQVLLRQIVLLATGALDQGTYDPTYVKPPDQSIKMAVIVVGTLPILLVYPFLQKHFAKGVLLGAVKG from the coding sequence ATGCATACGCGCCATATGACTTTCAGCGAAAAAGTGTTTGGGGTGACCAACAGCGTCATCCTGGCGGTCATCGCCCTTGCCATGCTCCTTCCGATCATGTATATCGTGGCGGGTTCGTTCGCAAGCGATCTCGAGATCGGGGCCAGGTCGTTTTTTCTGATCCCTAACGAGGTTACGTTAAACGCTTACAAATACGTTTTCAAAGACAACGCGCTGCCGCGGAGCTTAGGGGTATCCGTTTTTATCACGGCGGGCGGCACGCTGGTCAATCTGTTTTTTACGCTGACGATGGCTTACGCCCTGTCGCGGAAGCAGATGGTCGGACGCAATTTCTTCGTTAAAATGGTCGTCTTTACGATGATGTTCAGCGGCGGCATCATACCCACCTACCTGGTCGTCAAAAATCTCGGTTTGCTCAATTCCTACTGGGCCGTCATGCTGCCCACGGCGATCAATGCGTTTAACCTGATTGTCGTCAAATCGTTTTTCGAGGAAATTCCGAACGAGCTGATCGAATCGGGGCGGATCGACGGCTGCACCGATATGGGCGTGCTGTGGCGCATCGTGCTGCCGCTCTCCAAACCGGTGATCGCGACGTTCGCTCTGTTTTACGCGGTGGCGCACTGGAACGATTTCTTCAACGCGCTGATCTACCTGACCGATGCCAAAAAGTGGCCGATGCAGGTGCTGCTCAGACAAATCGTGCTGCTGGCAACGGGAGCGCTCGACCAAGGAACCTATGATCCGACCTATGTGAAGCCGCCGGACCAGTCGATTAAAATGGCCGTTATCGTCGTAGGCACGCTGCCGATTTTGCTCGTCTATCCGTTTTTGCAGAAGCATTTTGCCAAGGGCGTGCTGCTGGGGGCGGTGAAAGGGTGA
- a CDS encoding ABC transporter permease, which produces MSQALGPEQTMTSVSNAARAKRSTLPARILRDRHLLLLLLPGLAYFIIFKYVPMWGVLLAFKNYQPFVGFMNSEWVGFDHFKLFFADPAFFRLIRNTLLLGFYDMVFFFPAPIVLALMLNEVRNAFYKRFIQSIVYIPHFISMVIVASITYLLLTTEGGVINELMLKMFGHKFEFLTSESWFRPMIVTQSIWKEMGWGTIIFLAALAGVDQEQYEAAIVDGANRFRQIWHITLPAIRGTIIVLLILRMGNFLDRGFEQILLMSNALNRPVAEVFDTYVYTVGITQGQFSYSTAVGLFKAIIGVTLVFTSNYLAKRAGHSGIF; this is translated from the coding sequence ATGAGTCAAGCTTTGGGTCCCGAACAAACGATGACGTCCGTTTCGAACGCGGCGCGGGCGAAGCGAAGCACGCTGCCGGCACGAATATTAAGAGACAGACACCTGCTGCTGCTGCTCCTGCCGGGACTGGCCTACTTTATTATTTTCAAGTACGTTCCGATGTGGGGGGTGCTGCTGGCCTTCAAAAACTACCAGCCCTTCGTCGGGTTCATGAACAGCGAATGGGTCGGATTCGACCATTTCAAACTGTTTTTCGCCGATCCGGCGTTTTTCCGCTTAATCCGCAACACCTTGCTGCTCGGATTCTACGATATGGTTTTCTTTTTCCCGGCGCCGATCGTACTTGCCCTTATGTTGAATGAAGTTCGAAACGCCTTCTACAAACGGTTTATTCAGTCGATCGTATACATTCCGCATTTTATTTCGATGGTTATCGTCGCCAGCATCACCTACCTGCTGCTCACGACTGAAGGAGGCGTCATCAACGAGCTGATGCTGAAGATGTTCGGGCATAAATTCGAATTTCTCACCAGTGAAAGCTGGTTCCGCCCGATGATCGTCACCCAGAGCATCTGGAAGGAAATGGGCTGGGGCACGATCATCTTTCTCGCCGCGCTGGCCGGAGTCGATCAGGAGCAATATGAGGCGGCCATCGTGGACGGCGCGAACCGGTTCCGCCAGATTTGGCACATCACGCTGCCGGCCATACGCGGAACGATCATCGTGCTTCTGATTTTGCGGATGGGGAATTTTCTCGACCGCGGCTTCGAGCAGATTTTGCTCATGTCCAACGCGCTGAACCGGCCGGTGGCCGAGGTTTTCGATACGTACGTCTACACCGTGGGCATCACGCAGGGGCAATTCAGCTACAGCACGGCGGTCGGATTATTTAAAGCGATCATCGGGGTTACGCTGGTGTTTACATCCAACTATTTGGCCAAAAGAGCCGGGCACTCCGGGATATTCTGA
- a CDS encoding DUF4183 domain-containing protein — translation MPGIPGPQGDTGAHGAPGPQGARGVPGPPGDTGPQGAPGPQGTPGVPGPPGDEGPQGAPGPQGTPGVPGPPGDTGPQGAPGPQGVPGVPGPPGDTGPQGAPGPQGAQGVPGPPGDMGPQGAPGPQGAQGVPGPPGDTGPQGAPGPQGAQGPPGTVIVPGITVVPTVNRYFYFPSSDLNLSVPTIIPAGQFTDDDGNMPPSFAGTGPDSFNNLYINGIVQPGGSYNVSASGLSFPAQSTTIYAGTPVILETVQLAASIVT, via the coding sequence GTGCCGGGAATTCCCGGGCCGCAAGGCGATACGGGAGCCCATGGTGCGCCCGGACCGCAAGGAGCGCGGGGAGTTCCCGGGCCGCCGGGCGACACGGGACCCCAAGGTGCGCCCGGGCCGCAAGGTACGCCGGGAGTTCCCGGGCCGCCGGGCGACGAGGGACCCCAAGGTGCGCCCGGTCCGCAAGGTACGCCGGGAGTTCCCGGGCCGCCTGGCGACACGGGACCCCAAGGTGCGCCCGGTCCGCAAGGTGTGCCGGGAGTTCCCGGGCCCCCAGGAGATACGGGACCCCAAGGTGCGCCCGGACCGCAAGGAGCGCAGGGAGTTCCCGGGCCGCCGGGCGATATGGGACCCCAAGGTGCGCCCGGTCCGCAAGGAGCGCAGGGGGTTCCCGGGCCGCCTGGCGATACGGGACCCCAAGGTGCGCCCGGGCCGCAAGGTGCGCAGGGACCGCCCGGAACCGTTATCGTTCCCGGAATCACGGTGGTTCCGACGGTAAACCGTTATTTTTATTTCCCGAGTTCAGATCTGAATTTATCGGTGCCGACCATCATTCCGGCCGGGCAGTTTACCGACGACGATGGAAATATGCCGCCAAGCTTCGCCGGGACCGGTCCGGACAGCTTCAACAATCTTTATATTAACGGTATCGTTCAGCCAGGCGGTTCGTACAACGTCAGTGCGTCCGGCTTGTCCTTCCCGGCTCAAAGCACTACGATTTATGCCGGAACGCCGGTCATTCTCGAAACGGTACAACTGGCCGCAAGTATCGTTACCTAG
- a CDS encoding DUF4183 domain-containing protein has protein sequence MPIVTPYQNSRRFTSTIGSGTGTGATFAIAATAFTNDAGTAATAFPATYNYYNLYINGLMQTADTSSVTTTTITIPGGDVLDPGTPIVVQFVVS, from the coding sequence ATGCCAATCGTAACCCCTTATCAAAACAGCCGAAGATTTACCTCCACCATCGGTTCGGGAACCGGGACAGGCGCGACGTTTGCAATTGCCGCTACGGCTTTCACCAACGATGCCGGCACTGCTGCAACGGCATTTCCCGCTACGTACAATTATTACAATCTTTATATTAACGGCCTCATGCAAACGGCGGATACGTCCAGCGTGACGACCACCACGATTACCATTCCCGGAGGCGATGTTCTGGATCCCGGAACCCCGATTGTGGTTCAGTTCGTCGTCTCCTAA
- a CDS encoding helix-turn-helix domain-containing protein has protein sequence MVKSRFFRRSLILILIISSIPGLIVSGVYYWLAGGRLANEILQLHEDQIMQRAVNLDDQFSYLETSLAHWAFDPKFNLNLKTIDLGREFETTRDIIKTLNVMKGSSPLAKNVELFLNVSQPYLFSREYDVVTDQTVFDSYYQLLGHQKLVFWTKLPEDPHEPAKQDLALVHKIPGTEPYPFGTLIIRLDKEKASALLKTLTPYNVGETFVMQMNGEVLLSSTGIGGANPFEQALKREVAQRGIKAGSFLYKWENNTYTVSFGTFSRIGTDWIYVSASPISVITKPVVFISKLILSVSCASLLLVVILSWLASYKIYTPIDRLVRLLGGDRLFAKSQADHHDEFNLIEKEWLHLTRESAALQNKLEQQLPHVKEGFLLQLVQGFLYSYSEEELLERMRNFGWEVDDRRFLVLHVQLTGFEHLEGRFSQGDEGLVTFAAANIIEELAEGRFEQVNMINFHDLSVGLLIMIPSSQAYKEELEALCGEMMQAIDHILKLQVSITIGRPASSIKDVPSHYEEVREALIYRNFASENQIIDLESLKTEPYANELRYPFALEREILQMIRTGQRQEAQSLVALFLEELLERGAKEIDVQQSMLQLLGSILHTIRHSGMDPVRVFKSSNLYEQLAQIRGSQKMLNWFNHKVIQPFMQELEARADVQIKKAVETALIYLQNNYMNEISLDSCADHVGMNPVVLSRSIKQVTGKNFIDYLTELRMDKAKELLRETDLKMGDVAVSVGYQHSYFNRIFKKQEGITPSEYREMSRRKSHR, from the coding sequence TTGGTCAAAAGCAGATTTTTCCGCAGGAGCCTGATCCTGATTCTGATCATTTCCAGCATTCCCGGACTTATCGTGAGCGGGGTATATTACTGGCTCGCCGGGGGACGACTGGCTAACGAAATATTGCAGCTGCACGAGGATCAAATCATGCAGAGGGCGGTCAATTTGGACGACCAATTTTCGTATCTGGAGACGTCTTTGGCTCATTGGGCGTTCGATCCGAAGTTCAATTTGAACCTGAAAACGATCGATTTGGGGCGCGAATTCGAGACGACGCGAGACATTATCAAGACGCTCAACGTGATGAAAGGGTCGAGTCCCCTGGCGAAAAATGTGGAGCTGTTTTTGAACGTTTCGCAGCCCTACCTGTTTAGCCGAGAATACGATGTGGTGACGGACCAGACGGTTTTTGACAGCTATTATCAGCTGCTGGGGCATCAAAAACTCGTCTTTTGGACGAAGCTTCCCGAAGACCCGCACGAACCGGCGAAGCAGGATCTGGCCCTCGTTCATAAAATACCGGGAACCGAGCCTTATCCGTTCGGAACGTTGATCATTCGGCTGGACAAGGAGAAGGCATCGGCTCTTTTGAAAACGCTAACTCCGTACAATGTCGGGGAAACGTTTGTGATGCAGATGAACGGGGAAGTGCTGCTGTCGAGCACGGGGATTGGAGGGGCGAATCCTTTTGAACAAGCTTTGAAGCGGGAGGTAGCCCAGAGAGGCATAAAAGCGGGGTCCTTTTTGTACAAATGGGAAAACAACACGTATACGGTGTCGTTTGGGACGTTTTCCCGAATCGGCACCGATTGGATTTACGTTTCCGCTTCGCCGATCAGTGTGATCACCAAGCCGGTCGTTTTCATTTCCAAGCTTATTTTGTCGGTCAGCTGCGCTTCGCTGCTGCTTGTCGTTATTTTATCGTGGCTGGCCTCCTACAAAATTTATACCCCGATCGACCGTCTCGTCCGCCTGCTGGGAGGCGACCGGCTGTTTGCGAAAAGCCAGGCCGACCATCACGACGAATTCAATTTGATCGAAAAAGAATGGCTCCACCTGACCCGGGAAAGCGCCGCGCTGCAGAACAAGCTGGAGCAGCAGCTTCCTCATGTGAAGGAAGGCTTTCTTCTTCAGCTCGTTCAGGGCTTCCTTTATTCGTATTCCGAAGAGGAACTGCTCGAGCGTATGAGAAACTTCGGCTGGGAAGTTGATGACCGGCGGTTTCTCGTGCTGCATGTCCAGTTGACCGGTTTCGAGCATCTGGAAGGCCGGTTCTCGCAAGGAGACGAAGGTTTGGTCACCTTTGCCGCTGCGAACATCATTGAGGAGCTGGCCGAAGGCCGGTTCGAGCAGGTGAATATGATCAACTTTCACGATCTGTCGGTCGGCTTGCTCATCATGATACCCTCCAGCCAGGCGTACAAGGAGGAGCTGGAGGCACTGTGCGGCGAAATGATGCAGGCGATCGATCATATATTGAAGCTGCAGGTTTCCATTACGATCGGCCGGCCGGCTTCCTCCATTAAGGACGTTCCTTCCCATTACGAGGAAGTGAGGGAAGCGCTCATCTACCGCAATTTTGCCAGCGAAAACCAGATCATCGATTTGGAATCGCTGAAGACCGAGCCATATGCGAACGAGCTTCGTTACCCGTTTGCGCTCGAGCGGGAAATTTTGCAAATGATCCGTACCGGCCAGAGGCAGGAGGCGCAAAGCTTGGTCGCTTTGTTCCTGGAAGAGCTGCTGGAGCGGGGAGCGAAGGAAATCGACGTCCAGCAAAGCATGCTGCAGCTGCTCGGCAGCATCCTTCATACGATCCGGCATTCCGGCATGGACCCGGTCCGCGTGTTCAAATCGAGCAATCTGTACGAGCAGCTTGCGCAAATCCGCGGCTCGCAAAAGATGCTGAACTGGTTCAACCACAAGGTGATTCAGCCGTTTATGCAGGAGCTCGAAGCGCGGGCCGACGTACAGATCAAGAAAGCGGTCGAAACCGCTCTGATCTATTTGCAAAACAACTACATGAACGAAATTTCGCTCGACAGCTGCGCCGACCATGTCGGCATGAATCCGGTTGTGCTGAGCAGATCGATCAAGCAGGTAACCGGAAAAAACTTCATCGACTATTTGACCGAGCTTCGGATGGACAAAGCCAAGGAGCTGCTGCGGGAGACGGATCTGAAAATGGGCGACGTGGCGGTCAGCGTCGGCTACCAGCACAGCTATTTCAACCGCATTTTCAAAAAACAGGAAGGCATCACCCCGAGCGAATACCGGGAGATGAGCCGCAGAAAATCACATCGCTAA
- a CDS encoding ABC transporter substrate-binding protein, which produces MKKRLSAVCAGLLLTAALAGCAGAGEPRHAAVDKARRDAEDKKVTLKLVQFKIEITDKVKQMAADYSKEHPNVTLEAEVSFDSATLLKTRFASGDEPDVFMVQSFTDIADWSERLADLGREPWMEKVAPSAVPGMTAKGRKFGFPVAFEGYGFVYNKDLFRKAGIEQVPVTLTELKQANEKLKAAGILSYNEAYNIWWVLGQHLFNLPFAYEKDALGMIDKLYKGERKVTDVAAMNGFFDVLDMTVKFGKGEEAVGVTYDSQLFDFATGKTAMMQQGVWTINSIMKINPNLNMGMFAIPLTDNPDDTKLPVGVPGYYVINKNSKHMEESKKFLEWLHQNGQKYLVDSFKLYPAFTDLKPSQELGPLASDLSAYIENNKTLPWIHPLWPSGANREFALPLQKYVGGLYSREQTLKEVQDIWEARAKR; this is translated from the coding sequence ATGAAAAAGCGGCTATCCGCCGTTTGCGCCGGCTTGCTCTTGACGGCCGCTCTTGCCGGATGCGCGGGTGCCGGCGAGCCGCGGCACGCAGCTGTGGACAAGGCGCGCAGGGACGCGGAGGACAAGAAAGTTACGCTGAAGCTGGTCCAGTTTAAAATCGAGATCACCGACAAAGTCAAACAGATGGCGGCCGATTACTCGAAAGAGCACCCGAACGTCACCCTGGAAGCGGAAGTGTCGTTCGACTCGGCCACGCTGCTGAAAACCCGTTTCGCCTCCGGAGACGAACCGGATGTGTTCATGGTGCAATCTTTTACCGATATTGCCGATTGGTCCGAACGTTTGGCCGATCTGGGCCGCGAACCGTGGATGGAGAAGGTGGCCCCTTCCGCCGTGCCCGGCATGACCGCAAAGGGCCGCAAGTTCGGTTTCCCGGTCGCCTTCGAGGGCTACGGCTTCGTCTACAACAAGGATTTGTTCCGCAAAGCGGGCATCGAGCAAGTGCCGGTTACGCTGACGGAGCTGAAGCAGGCCAACGAAAAGCTGAAGGCGGCGGGCATTCTTTCCTACAACGAGGCCTACAACATTTGGTGGGTGCTCGGCCAGCATTTGTTCAACCTTCCTTTTGCCTATGAGAAGGACGCCTTGGGGATGATTGACAAGCTGTACAAAGGGGAGAGGAAAGTAACCGACGTGGCCGCGATGAACGGCTTTTTCGATGTGCTCGATATGACCGTGAAGTTCGGAAAAGGCGAGGAGGCGGTCGGCGTCACGTACGACAGCCAACTTTTCGATTTTGCGACCGGCAAAACGGCGATGATGCAGCAGGGCGTATGGACGATCAATTCGATCATGAAAATCAATCCGAATCTGAACATGGGAATGTTTGCGATTCCGCTCACCGACAACCCGGACGATACGAAACTGCCCGTCGGCGTGCCGGGGTATTACGTGATCAACAAAAACTCCAAGCATATGGAGGAGAGCAAGAAGTTTCTGGAGTGGCTTCATCAGAACGGGCAAAAGTATTTGGTCGACTCCTTCAAGCTGTACCCTGCGTTTACCGACCTGAAGCCGTCGCAGGAGCTCGGCCCGCTGGCCTCCGACCTGAGCGCCTATATCGAAAACAACAAAACGCTTCCGTGGATACACCCGTTGTGGCCGTCCGGCGCCAACCGCGAGTTTGCGCTTCCGCTGCAAAAATACGTCGGCGGCCTTTACAGCAGAGAGCAGACGCTCAAGGAAGTTCAGGACATCTGGGAGGCGAGGGCGAAGAGATAG
- a CDS encoding response regulator transcription factor — MKVLIADDEDHVREGIELAVDWEKYGVTELLFAEEGQTAVELIRAHRPAVMFCDMSMPGTDGLALLRQVREEGFRTQIIVVSGYDDFIYTRASIKASAVDYILKPFKKLDLEQALEKAIGEWSKQESSQSLARENEHRLRQADSLLHEQKLAMYFKGEIAFHEGIRSLFFKVGLPEHGLRAALLLPGNRAELVERRFYGDAELFVFALSNIAHEMLKDSGAYYLCRLGDDQWLLVTAACDGAGHERSVEKVVRAWKMTLGLNTLTGICESAANADKLPASVAAARAALLRCELLPAAGVDKPVPELPSFAGQKLLLQKALENEDKTYAAEIVRSFAESLRRRGNLKLKELQACTIEANLLLHYEYRARGGGKEPSDMLIPLWISDLGEWERAVIGSWWALIEEGAPDGPGSQGIQAIRQYIHRNFHENISLSALSERFHFSPQYIARKFKEMYDTTVVTYLTDVRMDKAKSLLEHTELSVMQISGELGYADENYFSKVFKKQTGLSPLQYRKQSKHH; from the coding sequence ATGAAGGTGCTGATAGCGGACGATGAGGACCATGTGCGGGAAGGGATTGAGCTTGCGGTCGACTGGGAAAAATATGGCGTCACGGAGCTGCTGTTCGCCGAAGAAGGACAGACGGCCGTCGAGCTGATCCGCGCGCACCGGCCGGCGGTGATGTTTTGCGACATGAGCATGCCCGGAACGGACGGGCTGGCGCTGCTGAGGCAGGTGAGGGAGGAAGGCTTTCGAACCCAGATTATCGTCGTGAGCGGGTATGACGACTTCATATATACCCGCGCTTCCATTAAGGCGAGTGCCGTCGATTATATCCTCAAGCCGTTTAAAAAGCTCGATCTCGAGCAGGCGCTGGAGAAGGCGATCGGCGAATGGAGCAAGCAGGAAAGCAGCCAAAGTCTCGCCAGGGAAAACGAGCATCGCCTGCGGCAGGCCGATTCCTTATTGCATGAGCAGAAGCTGGCGATGTACTTCAAGGGAGAGATCGCTTTCCATGAAGGCATCCGCAGCTTGTTTTTCAAGGTGGGACTGCCGGAGCACGGGCTGCGCGCCGCACTGCTGCTTCCCGGAAACCGGGCGGAGCTGGTCGAACGCCGGTTTTACGGCGACGCGGAGCTGTTCGTCTTCGCGCTGAGCAATATCGCCCACGAGATGCTGAAGGACAGCGGCGCGTATTACTTGTGCCGGCTCGGCGATGATCAGTGGCTGCTGGTCACGGCGGCTTGCGACGGCGCCGGGCACGAACGGAGCGTGGAAAAGGTCGTTCGCGCCTGGAAGATGACCCTCGGCCTGAACACGCTCACCGGTATATGCGAAAGCGCGGCGAACGCGGATAAGCTGCCGGCCTCCGTCGCCGCGGCGCGCGCCGCTCTTCTGCGGTGCGAGCTGCTGCCCGCGGCGGGCGTGGATAAGCCGGTGCCCGAGCTGCCGAGCTTCGCCGGGCAAAAGCTGCTGCTGCAGAAAGCGCTGGAAAACGAAGACAAAACTTACGCCGCGGAAATCGTCCGTTCGTTCGCGGAATCGCTGCGCCGAAGAGGAAATCTCAAGCTGAAGGAGCTGCAGGCGTGCACGATTGAAGCCAACCTGCTGCTGCATTACGAATACCGGGCAAGAGGAGGCGGCAAGGAGCCGAGTGACATGCTGATCCCGCTGTGGATCAGCGATCTGGGCGAATGGGAGCGGGCGGTCATCGGAAGCTGGTGGGCGCTTATCGAGGAAGGTGCGCCCGACGGGCCGGGAAGTCAGGGGATTCAGGCGATCAGACAATATATTCACCGGAATTTTCACGAGAATATTTCGTTGTCCGCATTATCCGAACGGTTTCATTTCAGTCCGCAGTACATCGCGAGGAAATTCAAGGAAATGTACGACACGACCGTAGTGACCTATTTAACGGACGTGCGCATGGACAAGGCGAAATCGCTGCTGGAGCATACGGAGCTGTCCGTCATGCAAATCTCGGGCGAGCTCGGCTACGCCGATGAGAACTACTTCAGCAAGGTGTTCAAGAAGCAAACCGGGTTGTCTCCGCTTCAGTACCGCAAGCAGTCGAAGCACCACTGA